One window of Medicago truncatula cultivar Jemalong A17 chromosome 2, MtrunA17r5.0-ANR, whole genome shotgun sequence genomic DNA carries:
- the LOC11405867 gene encoding histone H3.3 isoform X1 encodes MARTKQTARKSTGGKAPRKELATKVARHVKKPHRFRCGTVALREIRKYQKSTELLIRKLPFQRLVREIAQDFKTDLRFQSHAVLALQEAAEAYLVGLFEDTNLCAIHAKRVTIMPKDIQLARRIRGERA; translated from the exons ATGGCGCGTACAAAGCAAACTGCTCGCAAATCCACCGGTGGCAAGGCACCAAGGAAGGAACTCGCCACAAAGGTTGCTC GCCACGTCAAGAAGCCTCATCGTTTTCGTTGCGGAACAGTTGCTCTTCGTGAGATACGTAAGTATCAGAAGAGTACCGAACTTTTGATCCGTAAACTTCCATTCCAGCGTCTTGTTCGTGAAATTGCTCAGGATTTCAAGACGGATTTACGATTCCAGAGCCATGCGGTTCTCGCACTTCAGGAAGCAGCGGAAGCATATTTGGTTGGTTTGTTTGAGGATACCAATTTGTGTGCAATTCATGCTAAGAGGGTTACCATTATGCCTAAGGATATTCAACTTGCTCGCCGTATCCGTGGTGAACGTGCTTAG
- the LOC11405531 gene encoding histone H3.3: protein MARTKQTARRSTLGKAPRKQLATKAARKSVPTTGGIKKPHRYRPGTVALREIRKYQKGTELLIRKLPFQRLVREIAQNFKTDLRFQSHAVLALQEAVEAYLVGLFEDTNLCAIHAKRITVMVKDIQLARRIRGERA from the coding sequence ATGGCGCGTACAAAGCAAACTGCTCGCAGATCCACCCTTGGTAAGGCACCAAGGAAGCAACTCGCCACAAAGGCTGCTCGAAAATCTGTGCCAACAACCGGCGGAATCAAGAAGCCTCATCGTTATCGTCCTGGAACAGTTGCTCTTCGTGAGATACGTAAGTATCAGAAGGGTACCGAACTTTTGATTCGTAAACTTCCATTCCAGCGTCTTGTTCGTGAAATTGCTCAGAATTTCAAGACAGATTTGAGATTCCAGAGCCATGCAGTTCTCGCACTTCAGGAAGCAGTGGAAGCTTATTTGGTTGGTTTGTTTGAGGATACCAATTTGTGTGCAATTCATGCTAAGAGGATCACCGTTATGGTGAAGGATATTCAACTTGCTCGTCGTATCCGTGGTGAACGAGCTTAG
- the LOC11405867 gene encoding histone H3.3 isoform X2: MARTKQTARKSTGGKAPRKELATKVARAPRAKGGGKSMRKMREGHVKKPHRFRCGTVALREIRKYQKSTELLIRKLPFQRLVREIAQDFKTDLRFQSHAVLALQEAAEAYLVGLFEDTNLCAIHAKRVTIMPKDIQLARRIRGERA; this comes from the coding sequence ATGGCGCGTACAAAGCAAACTGCTCGCAAATCCACCGGTGGCAAGGCACCAAGGAAGGAACTCGCCACAAAGGTTGCTCGTGCTCCAAGAGCAAAAGGAGGCGGAAAATCTATGAGAAAAATGAGGGAAGGCCACGTCAAGAAGCCTCATCGTTTTCGTTGCGGAACAGTTGCTCTTCGTGAGATACGTAAGTATCAGAAGAGTACCGAACTTTTGATCCGTAAACTTCCATTCCAGCGTCTTGTTCGTGAAATTGCTCAGGATTTCAAGACGGATTTACGATTCCAGAGCCATGCGGTTCTCGCACTTCAGGAAGCAGCGGAAGCATATTTGGTTGGTTTGTTTGAGGATACCAATTTGTGTGCAATTCATGCTAAGAGGGTTACCATTATGCCTAAGGATATTCAACTTGCTCGCCGTATCCGTGGTGAACGTGCTTAG